Proteins encoded in a region of the Ornithodoros turicata isolate Travis chromosome 3, ASM3712646v1, whole genome shotgun sequence genome:
- the LOC135387702 gene encoding forkhead box protein E3-like produces the protein MCTSEADAQLLAFKPQEVSSNTSSVVSMPSPAPGLFNPAFLEYQRLQLLDYGQASRLRIVPPGLFSPYAGPFNPYNAAAQDNPFGFPPFLRFDPRSRFVHEEPKPQHSYIGLIAMAILSSVDKKMVLSDIYQYILDHYPYFRNRGPGWRNSIRHNLSLNDCFVKAGRSANGKGHYWAIHPANIEDFKKGDFRRRKAQRKVRKHMGLSVPDDDDSPTPTPPPQVEGTPATLWENTPGLAQRLSMQLKRRQFDVESLLAPEPKRDCDSPVSRPEEPSTSPDQMAHAGPVPKGGSWLQPCHGLTLSSWTHPASSLLAIHQQRLSMFRPSVLPSAPIQVEEVLQRWCTSSSEGSPVPGSCAKPQ, from the coding sequence ATGTGCACCAGCGAGGCGGATGCCCAGCTCCTCGCCTTCAAGCCCCAGGAAGTATCGTCGAATACTTCGTCCGTTGTTTCGATGCCGTCTCCGGCTCCTGGGCTTTTCAACCCAGCTTTCCTGGAGTACCAACGACTTCAGCTTCTAGACTACGGGCAAGCCAGTAGGCTGAGGATAGTTCCACCAGGGCTGTTCAGTCCGTACGCAGGACCGTTCAATCCTTACAATGCGGCTGCTCAAGATAATCCTTTTGGATTCCCTCCGTTCCTGCGGTTCGATCCGCGCTCCCGATTCGTCCACGAAGAACCCAAGCCTCAGCACAGCTACATCGGCCTCATCGCGATGGCTATCTTGAGTTCGGTGGACAAGAAGATGGTTCTCAGCGATATCTACCAGTATATCCTTGACCACTATCCGTACTTCCGAAACAGAGGTCCTGGCTGGAGGAACTCGATCCGTCATAATTTGTCGCTCAACGATTGCTTCGTGAAAGCCGGACGAAGCGCCAACGGGAAGGGTCACTATTGGGCCATTCATCCAGCGAACATTGAAGACTTCAAGAAAGGTGACTTCCGCCGGCGCAAGGCGCAGCGTAAAGTCCGGAAGCACATGGGACTCTCGGTTCCTGACGATGATGACAGTCCCACTCCGACTCCACCCCCTCAGGTAGAAGGCACTCCAGCTACACTGTGGGAAAACACACCAGGATTAGCCCAACGACTCAGCATGCAGCTGAAGAGACGTCAGTTTGACGTAGAGAGCCTTCTAGCGCCAGAACCTAAACGCGACTGTGATTCACCGGTGTCGCGGCCCGAAGAACCTTCGACCTCCCCAGACCAGATGGCACATGCTGGGCCCGTACCCAAAGGAGGTTCGTGGCTCCAGCCCTGTCATGGACTGACACTGAGTTCATGGACTCATCCGGCGAGTTCGTTACTCGCAATTCATCAGCAAAGGCTGTCCATGTTCCGCCCTTCCGTGCTGCCCTCTGCTCCGATTCAGGTGGAGGAAGTTCTGCAAAGGTGGTGTACCAGCAGCTCAGAAGGTTCACCGGTTCCTGGAAGCTGTGCAAAGCCTCAATAA